One segment of Vibrio gazogenes DNA contains the following:
- the ilvA gene encoding threonine ammonia-lyase, biosynthetic gives MTFTSQTGADYLRQILRAPVYDVAMVTPLQDMPRLAARLNNRVQLKREDRQPVHSFKLRGAYNMIAHLSEAQKQAGIITASAGNHAQGLALSGTKLGVKSTIVMPKTTPDIKVDAVRGFGGAVVLFGNNFDEAKAEAERLAAEHHYTFVPPFDHPLVIAGQGTIGMEMLQQNGHLDYIFVPVGGGGLAAGVAVLIKQLMPEIKVIAVEPEESGCLKAALDAGEPVVLEQVSMFADGVAVKRIGDETFRLCQQYLDGHVSVSSDEICAAVKDIFEDTRAIAEPSGALALAGLKKYAEQHQLTGKQLGTVLSGANTNFHGLRYVSERCELGEKREGLLAVTIPERKGAFFEFCQIIGGRAVTEFNYRYNDDSLANIFVGIRLAGGPEELNSIIQDLRKAGYPVIDLSDDEIAKLHIRYMIGGKPSKPLKERLYAFEFPEYPGALVKFLSTLGTHWNISLFNYRNHGADYGRVLCAFELNDDDLVRFSAHLVELGYQYKDETDNPTYQFFLS, from the coding sequence ATGACATTCACCAGCCAAACCGGCGCAGATTATCTGCGCCAAATTTTACGCGCCCCGGTCTACGATGTTGCGATGGTGACACCATTGCAAGACATGCCCCGGCTCGCAGCGAGACTCAATAACCGAGTCCAGCTCAAACGCGAAGATCGCCAACCAGTTCATTCGTTTAAACTGCGCGGTGCTTACAACATGATTGCACATCTGAGCGAAGCTCAAAAGCAAGCCGGCATTATTACAGCATCCGCCGGTAACCATGCTCAAGGATTGGCCTTATCCGGCACCAAGTTAGGTGTGAAATCAACGATCGTCATGCCGAAAACCACCCCGGATATCAAAGTTGATGCCGTTCGTGGATTTGGCGGTGCCGTGGTGTTATTCGGTAATAACTTCGATGAAGCGAAAGCAGAAGCCGAACGACTTGCCGCTGAGCATCATTATACGTTTGTGCCCCCTTTCGATCATCCATTGGTTATCGCCGGACAAGGCACGATTGGCATGGAAATGCTGCAACAGAACGGTCATCTGGATTATATCTTCGTGCCCGTCGGTGGCGGTGGTCTGGCGGCCGGTGTTGCCGTGCTGATCAAACAACTGATGCCTGAAATCAAAGTCATCGCCGTTGAACCGGAAGAATCCGGTTGTTTAAAAGCGGCGCTTGATGCCGGAGAACCGGTGGTTCTGGAACAAGTCAGCATGTTTGCAGACGGAGTCGCGGTAAAACGCATCGGCGATGAAACGTTCCGTTTGTGTCAGCAATATCTGGACGGTCATGTCTCTGTGTCCAGTGACGAAATCTGTGCCGCAGTGAAAGATATCTTTGAAGATACCCGTGCGATTGCCGAACCTTCCGGTGCTCTGGCTCTGGCCGGTTTGAAAAAGTACGCAGAACAGCACCAGTTGACTGGCAAACAGTTAGGAACCGTTCTCTCCGGTGCCAACACCAACTTTCACGGCTTACGCTATGTTTCAGAACGATGTGAACTGGGCGAAAAACGTGAAGGTTTGCTCGCTGTAACCATCCCTGAGCGCAAGGGTGCATTTTTCGAATTCTGCCAGATTATCGGTGGCCGGGCGGTCACAGAGTTTAACTATCGCTACAATGATGACTCACTGGCCAATATCTTCGTCGGGATTCGTCTCGCCGGTGGCCCGGAAGAACTCAACAGCATCATTCAGGATCTGCGTAAAGCTGGCTATCCGGTTATCGATTTATCCGATGACGAAATCGCCAAACTGCACATTCGTTACATGATTGGCGGAAAACCGTCGAAGCCACTCAAAGAGCGGTTATACGCATTCGAGTTTCCGGAATATCCCGGGGCACTGGTAAAATTCCTCAGTACGCTCGGAACACACTGGAATATCAGTCTCTTCAACTATCGCAATCATGGTGCCGACTACGGCCGAGTGCTTTGTGCATTTGAGCTCAATGACGACGATTTAGTCCGTTTCTCAGCACATCTCGTTGAATTGGGTTATCAGTACAAAGACGAAACCGACAATCCGACCTATCAGTTCTTTTTGTCTTAG
- the ilvD gene encoding dihydroxy-acid dehydratase, with protein sequence MPKYRSATTTHGRNMAGARALWRATGVKEDDFGKPIIAVVNSFTQFVPGHVHLKDLGQMVAREIEAAGGIAKEFNTIAVDDGIAMGHGGMLYSLPSRELIADSVEYMVNAHCADAMVCISNCDKITPGMLMASLRLNIPVIFVSGGPMEAGKTKLSDQLIKLDLVDAMIQGADPNVSDEQSEQVERSACPTCGSCSGMFTANSMNCLTEALGLSQPGNGSLLATHADRKKLFLTAGQRIVELAKRYYEQDDASVLPRNIANKSAFENAMALDIAMGGSTNTVLHLLAAAQEGEVDFTMDDIDRMSRRVPHLCKVAPSTQKYHMEDVHRAGGVMGILGELNRAKLLNTETRTVLGISLQEQLAQYDIMQTDSADVKAFYRAGPAGIRTTQAFSQDCYWETLDDDRQDGCIRTREHAFSQDGGLAVLQGNIALDGCIVKTAGVDESNLKFRGPAIVFESQEDAVEGILGGQVKAGEVVVIRYEGPKGGPGMQEMLYPTTYLKSMGLGKSCALLTDGRFSGGTSGLSIGHASPEAANGGAIGLIKNGDIIDIDIPGRAIELVVSADELESRRAKQDQLGWKPANRQREVSFALKAYASMATSADKGAVRDKSKLGD encoded by the coding sequence ATGCCGAAGTATCGTTCCGCAACAACAACACATGGTCGTAATATGGCAGGGGCACGCGCTTTATGGCGTGCTACCGGCGTCAAAGAAGATGATTTTGGGAAGCCAATCATTGCCGTGGTCAACTCATTCACCCAGTTTGTACCGGGCCATGTTCATCTGAAAGACTTAGGCCAGATGGTCGCTCGTGAAATTGAAGCCGCCGGTGGTATTGCCAAAGAATTTAACACCATTGCCGTCGATGATGGCATTGCGATGGGTCACGGCGGAATGCTCTATTCACTGCCTTCTCGTGAGCTGATTGCCGACTCTGTCGAATATATGGTCAATGCACACTGTGCCGACGCGATGGTCTGTATCTCCAACTGTGACAAAATCACTCCCGGAATGCTCATGGCCTCGCTACGCCTGAATATCCCTGTGATCTTTGTTTCCGGCGGCCCGATGGAAGCCGGTAAAACCAAACTTTCCGATCAGCTGATCAAACTCGATCTCGTAGATGCGATGATTCAAGGTGCCGATCCAAATGTATCTGACGAACAAAGTGAACAGGTTGAGCGTTCCGCCTGTCCGACATGCGGTTCTTGTTCCGGTATGTTTACGGCCAACTCGATGAACTGTCTGACTGAAGCTTTGGGGCTGTCGCAACCGGGCAACGGTTCTCTGCTCGCAACGCATGCGGATCGCAAAAAACTCTTCCTCACCGCAGGTCAACGCATCGTCGAGCTGGCAAAACGCTATTACGAACAAGATGATGCATCCGTTCTGCCGCGTAACATTGCCAATAAATCTGCATTTGAAAATGCCATGGCACTGGATATTGCCATGGGTGGTTCAACCAATACGGTACTGCACCTGCTTGCTGCAGCACAGGAAGGTGAAGTGGACTTCACCATGGACGATATTGACCGCATGTCACGTCGCGTGCCGCACTTATGTAAAGTGGCCCCGTCGACTCAGAAGTACCATATGGAAGACGTCCACCGTGCCGGTGGTGTCATGGGGATTCTCGGTGAACTCAACCGCGCCAAGCTCCTGAATACAGAGACCAGAACGGTACTCGGTATCAGCCTGCAAGAACAATTGGCGCAATATGACATCATGCAAACTGATTCTGCTGACGTGAAAGCATTCTACCGTGCCGGTCCTGCGGGTATCCGCACCACACAGGCTTTCTCACAAGATTGCTACTGGGAAACGCTGGACGATGATCGTCAAGACGGATGTATCCGTACCAGAGAACACGCGTTCAGCCAAGATGGTGGCCTTGCGGTATTGCAAGGCAATATCGCACTGGACGGCTGTATCGTCAAAACTGCAGGTGTCGATGAAAGCAACCTGAAATTCCGTGGTCCGGCGATTGTGTTTGAAAGTCAGGAAGATGCGGTTGAAGGTATTCTTGGCGGTCAAGTCAAAGCCGGTGAGGTGGTCGTCATCCGCTACGAAGGACCAAAAGGCGGTCCCGGAATGCAAGAAATGCTGTATCCGACGACATATCTGAAATCGATGGGACTGGGTAAATCGTGTGCCCTGCTGACCGACGGTCGCTTCTCTGGCGGCACATCCGGTTTGTCCATCGGTCACGCCTCTCCGGAAGCCGCCAATGGCGGTGCTATCGGGCTGATTAAAAACGGTGACATCATTGATATTGATATTCCCGGACGAGCCATTGAACTGGTCGTGTCAGCAGATGAACTGGAAAGCCGTCGTGCGAAACAAGATCAGCTCGGCTGGAAACCGGCCAATCGCCAGCGTGAAGTCTCTTTTGCGCTGAAAGCCTATGCCAGCATGGCAACCAGTGCTGACAAAGGTGCGGTGAGAGACAAATCAAAGCTAGGAGACTAG